TAGACGGGTGTGCCCGGGCCGGCCAGGACTTGCAGGAGTCCGGTGTTGGCGGCCCAGCCGGACTGGCACAGGATCCCGGAGGGGGCGCCCATGTGGTCGGCGAGGTCGCGTTCGAGCAGCAGCTGGGGGTGGGATCCGTGGAAGAACACCCCCGACATCAGGGCGTCGTTCCCGTGGGCGGCCAAGGCGCCGGTCATGGCCTTGGTGATGCGGGGATGGCGGGCCAGGGCCAGGTAGTCGTTGCCGTTCACCAGGATCGCCTCCGGGCCGGGCGCACGCCCGTGCAACATGTGGCGGCCGTCCCAGTCCTCGCGCACCCGCCGGCTGTGGCGTTCAGTCCCCTCGCGGAACATAGCGGGCAGTTGCGGGGCGGCCGGAATGGCCGGCGTGCTGACTGTCATGACGCAGGGGGACCTCGTGTCGGCGGGTCGTCAAGTTCGCTGTGCGGAAGCCGTATCAAACCAGATGGCTGATCGTTTCCTCCCGTGTGATCACCTTCGGGTGATGTTTATGCCCCCTCGGGCGGAATCAGAGGAGAAGACCTGTGAACACTGCTATCGGAGTTCTCGACCAGAAGCTCGGCCGCGCGTTCGCCATGCTGGACGTCGACGGTGACGGCAACCTGCGCGAAGACGATCTCCTGTCGCTGAGCAACCGACTCGCCGCCGCGTTCGACATGAGCGGTGACGCCACCAAGATCGCCCGCCTGCGGAACGCGTTCACCCAGCTGTGGACCCACGACCTGTCCACCATGGACGCCGACCAGGACGGTCTCCTGGACCGGGCCGAGTTCATGTCCGGGATGAAGAAGGCCGTCGCCAACGACCGCGAGGGCATCCTTCAGCGCCTCAGCGTCATGGTCGACGCCTGGATGGACATCTGCGACACCGACGGCAACGGCCTCATCGACGAGGACGAGTTCCAGACCATGTACATCAAGTCCCTCGGCGCCTCCCCCGAAGACCTGAAGGTCGCCTTCGCCAAGCTCGACACCGACGGTGACGGCACCCTGGGGCGCGAGGAGATCCGCCGCGCCACCGAGGAGTACTACACCAGCGAAGACCCCAAGGCCCCCGGCAACTGGCTCTTCGGCGCCCTGTAACCACCGCCGGGCGTCACCGGGGCATGCCGGTTGCGTGCCGCGACGCGGGCCTGGGCGCGAAACCCGGGCGAGCCATCGCGCGGCACGCAGACCCCACGATCGCCGGCAGGCTCCGCCGGTCGTTTCCCGGGTCAGAGTCAGGGTGTGTCGCCCTGCCACAGGAACGGGCCCTCGACGTCGCCCGCGAGGGACGCGTAGAACGCCCGGCCACCCGACCCGAACAGGCCCCTGTCGGTGATCAGCAACGCGCCCTCCACTCGGTCCGTTACAGACCAACCGGTGACATCGAGGACCAGACCGTCCAGGGGGCCGCCAGAGAGTTCGACGTAGGCGCGGTCGGGCTGTGGGCCCGCTCCTCGCCGCTGTCGCCGGAACTGCCGTACACCCGTCGTACATCCATCGCGTCCACTCCGCCGGCCTGCCCGCACGAGGGCCTCTCCACCCGCCGAACGCGGGAGACACCGCGCCCATCGTGCCCTTCCCGCCAGGTGAGTACCGGGGAATCCGCGCACTTGTGGGGCCGGCCCCCTCTGACACCGGTGCCGCCACGCACGGGGTGGTCCTGCCTGTCCGACCCGCTGCACCGACCCGCTGCACCGACCCAAGCCTGTGACGAAGGGCCGGAGGGGAGTCCGGCCCTTCGGGGCATCGCGGTCGTGTGGTGCGCGCCCCGCGGAGCGCCTCGGCGCGGGCCGGTCAGTTCAGCGAGATCGTCTCCAGCAGGTCGCCGACGTTCGGTGTCGGGCAGGGCGCGGGCGACGTCGGCCAGGGCGACGATGCCGACCAGGGTGTGGCCGTCGATGACCGGGAGACGGCGGATCTGGTGCAAACCCATGGTGCGCAGGATCTCGGCCGCGTCGTCGTCGGCGCCGATGGTGACGGCTTCGCCCTGGGCGAGGTCGCCCGCCTTGACCGTGGCGGGGTTTGACCGTGGCGGGCTCCTTGCCTGCGGCGAGGACGTTCACGACGATGTCGCGGTCGGTGATCATGCCCTTGAGCTTGTCGTCGGTGCCGCAGCCGGCAGCGAGCCGACCTTCAGCTCGGCCATCTTCTTCGCCG
Above is a window of Streptomyces sp. NBC_01426 DNA encoding:
- a CDS encoding EF-hand domain-containing protein, with product MNTAIGVLDQKLGRAFAMLDVDGDGNLREDDLLSLSNRLAAAFDMSGDATKIARLRNAFTQLWTHDLSTMDADQDGLLDRAEFMSGMKKAVANDREGILQRLSVMVDAWMDICDTDGNGLIDEDEFQTMYIKSLGASPEDLKVAFAKLDTDGDGTLGREEIRRATEEYYTSEDPKAPGNWLFGAL